A single window of Synechococcus sp. C9 DNA harbors:
- a CDS encoding agmatine deiminase family protein translates to MNRQRRLPAEWEPHQATWFSWPHNRDTWPQRLTSATAALAEAVKYLSGDETVHINVLDAQHAEQVRAQVGESDNIILHIVPTNDAWCRDHGAIFIQEQTAQGWALVATHWQYNAWGEKYPPWGWDQRVGRAMAEILQVPCVSLTPVLEGGAIESNGAGMLLASHDCLLHPRRNPGLTTQDWEGYFRDYFGAERVIWLNAEIQGDDTDGHVDVTTRFVAPDTLVVALETNPDDPNYPSLRANWERLQSLAPAWHLTLIPLPMPQPVIHQGQRLPASYANFYIGNRVVLLPMFHDPQDEVARAILQKLFPERRVVGIDSRGIIEGLGGLHCLTQPVPAV, encoded by the coding sequence GTGAATCGCCAGCGACGCTTACCGGCGGAATGGGAACCCCATCAGGCCACCTGGTTCTCCTGGCCCCACAACCGGGACACCTGGCCGCAACGGTTAACCTCAGCCACAGCGGCACTGGCTGAAGCAGTCAAGTATCTCAGTGGTGATGAAACGGTACATATTAACGTCCTGGATGCCCAACACGCCGAACAGGTGCGGGCACAGGTGGGAGAAAGTGATAACATTATACTGCATATTGTCCCCACTAACGATGCCTGGTGTCGGGATCACGGGGCAATTTTCATCCAGGAACAAACGGCGCAGGGCTGGGCATTGGTGGCGACCCATTGGCAGTACAACGCCTGGGGGGAAAAATACCCGCCTTGGGGGTGGGATCAACGGGTGGGACGGGCGATGGCGGAGATTCTACAGGTTCCCTGTGTTTCGTTAACGCCGGTGTTGGAGGGCGGGGCGATTGAATCCAATGGGGCGGGGATGTTATTGGCTTCCCACGATTGCCTGCTCCATCCCCGGCGCAATCCCGGTTTGACGACTCAAGATTGGGAGGGCTATTTCCGGGATTATTTCGGAGCAGAGCGGGTGATTTGGTTAAATGCCGAGATTCAAGGGGATGACACGGACGGCCATGTGGATGTGACCACCCGGTTTGTCGCTCCCGATACCCTGGTGGTGGCCCTGGAGACGAACCCGGATGACCCGAATTACCCCTCCCTGCGGGCGAATTGGGAACGGTTGCAATCCCTAGCACCGGCATGGCACTTAACCCTGATTCCCCTGCCCATGCCCCAGCCGGTCATCCACCAGGGGCAACGGCTCCCCGCCAGTTACGCCAATTTTTACATCGGCAATCGGGTGGTGCTATTACCGATGTTTCATGACCCCCAGGATGAGGTGGCTCGGGCAATTCTGCAAAAATTATTTCCCGAACGGCGGGTGGTGGGGATTGACAGCCGGGGCATTATCGAGGGGCTAGGGGGCTTGCACTGCCTGACCCAACCGGTACCGGCGGTTTAG
- a CDS encoding FAD-dependent monooxygenase, translating to MTGLDHTHKNWDYDVLIVGGSLVGLTLAAWLGQNGLRVLVIEAQGGMAGAPARVYALMPLTQMIWESVGLWSRLVPWVQSYNRIDLSDQGRHAVVFTPADLGRKHALGYVAEHGTVWPVVREFVTHIPTVTYWDATQLVDFHSAPTEVTVRMQRADQSLSVTVGLIVGADGAASQVRQQAGIGTWGWRYGQSCLTTVIQANADPVAYERFWPSGPLAFLPLPQGRWGIVWTLPHAQAAGLVAVPVAEFLAQLVPYGPFEQMVLAGERRCFPVGWRQASRYVKPRLALVGDAAHGCHPVGGQGLNLGLRDAATLGEVLVLAHQRGEDIGQLKVLHQYERWRWPQVLLSLMFIDSLNRVFSQGWWPLVSIRAAGLRLMQRVGGLRRLSLHFMAGLWGRLPDNL from the coding sequence ATGACGGGGCTAGATCACACTCATAAAAATTGGGATTACGATGTACTGATTGTGGGTGGTTCCCTGGTCGGGCTGACCCTGGCGGCTTGGTTGGGGCAAAATGGCTTGCGGGTTTTGGTCATTGAGGCACAAGGGGGGATGGCGGGGGCCCCGGCTCGTGTTTATGCCCTGATGCCCCTAACGCAGATGATCTGGGAAAGTGTGGGGCTGTGGTCACGGCTGGTTCCCTGGGTGCAGTCCTACAACCGGATTGATTTATCGGATCAGGGTCGTCATGCGGTTGTCTTTACGCCAGCGGATTTGGGCAGGAAGCACGCTCTGGGGTATGTGGCGGAGCATGGTACGGTCTGGCCGGTGGTGCGGGAGTTCGTGACCCACATTCCCACCGTTACTTATTGGGATGCCACCCAGTTGGTTGATTTTCATTCGGCGCCGACAGAGGTTACAGTCCGTATGCAACGGGCGGATCAGTCCCTGTCCGTGACCGTGGGCTTGATCGTGGGGGCGGATGGGGCGGCTTCCCAGGTGCGACAACAGGCGGGGATCGGCACGTGGGGCTGGCGGTATGGGCAATCCTGTCTGACGACGGTGATCCAGGCGAACGCTGACCCGGTGGCCTACGAGCGATTTTGGCCGTCTGGACCCCTGGCATTTTTGCCTTTGCCCCAGGGGCGGTGGGGGATAGTCTGGACGTTGCCCCATGCCCAGGCGGCGGGTTTGGTGGCGGTTCCGGTAGCGGAATTTTTGGCGCAGTTGGTTCCCTATGGGCCGTTTGAGCAGATGGTCTTGGCGGGGGAACGGCGGTGCTTCCCGGTGGGTTGGCGGCAGGCGAGCCGTTATGTCAAACCCCGGTTGGCCCTGGTGGGGGATGCGGCGCATGGGTGTCATCCGGTGGGAGGGCAGGGGTTGAATTTGGGTCTGCGGGATGCGGCGACCCTGGGGGAGGTTTTGGTTTTGGCGCACCAACGGGGTGAAGATATTGGTCAGTTAAAAGTCCTGCATCAGTATGAACGCTGGCGATGGCCGCAGGTGCTCCTTTCCCTGATGTTTATTGATAGTTTGAACCGGGTGTTTTCCCAGGGCTGGTGGCCGTTGGTGTCCATCCGGGCGGCAGGGTTGCGACTGATGCAGAGGGTGGGGGGGCTTCGCCGTCTCTCCTTGCACTTTATGGCCGGTTTATGGGGCAGACTGCCGGATAATTTGTAG
- a CDS encoding pentapeptide repeat-containing protein, with translation MDAAELLQSYSEGKNDFSGEDLRGIRLNQADLININLSRCDLHGAELVFAYLSRVNLQGAKLNNANLSGAYLAQANLAGTDLNTAQLHGSVLYRANLSRTNGIFANFLDASLVEADLRGANLSSANLRGACLRQANLSSPRKGGDRVNLRRADLQGADLQGADLQGADLAWADLRRANLKGAKLLHSNLANANLSNAILHEANLNDADLSEAILNRAQLHQAQMVRAVLMEADLTDARLTQANLTEAKASKAVFLRCQMHEAKLTRADLSLAVLRQAQLVQAVFHEAYLTKADLRDADLSQANLLKADIGGANLTGANLRGATMPDGRVMN, from the coding sequence ATGGATGCGGCGGAACTCCTGCAAAGCTACAGCGAGGGGAAAAATGATTTTTCCGGGGAGGACCTGCGGGGGATTCGCCTCAACCAGGCGGATTTGATCAATATCAACCTGTCCCGGTGTGACCTGCACGGGGCGGAACTGGTCTTTGCCTACCTGAGCCGGGTGAATTTACAGGGAGCCAAACTGAATAACGCCAACCTCAGCGGTGCCTATCTCGCCCAAGCCAACCTGGCAGGCACGGACCTGAATACGGCCCAACTCCACGGCAGTGTCCTTTACCGGGCCAACCTCTCCCGCACCAACGGCATTTTTGCCAATTTCCTGGATGCCAGCCTGGTGGAAGCCGACCTGCGGGGTGCCAATCTCTCCAGTGCGAACCTGCGGGGTGCCTGTTTGCGCCAGGCCAATTTAAGTTCCCCACGCAAAGGGGGCGACCGGGTGAACCTGCGGCGGGCGGATTTACAAGGGGCGGATTTGCAGGGGGCGGATTTGCAAGGGGCCGACCTCGCCTGGGCAGACCTGCGCCGGGCCAACCTCAAGGGGGCGAAATTACTGCACAGCAACCTGGCCAATGCCAACCTGAGCAACGCCATTTTGCATGAGGCCAACCTCAACGATGCGGACTTGAGCGAAGCCATTTTGAACCGTGCCCAACTCCACCAGGCGCAAATGGTGCGGGCGGTGCTGATGGAAGCGGATTTGACCGATGCCCGGCTCACCCAAGCCAACCTCACCGAAGCGAAAGCCAGTAAAGCTGTCTTCCTGCGGTGCCAGATGCACGAGGCGAAACTTACCCGGGCGGACTTGAGCTTGGCAGTCCTGCGGCAGGCGCAATTGGTACAGGCTGTCTTCCACGAAGCCTACCTCACCAAGGCCGACCTGCGGGATGCGGATTTAAGCCAAGCCAATCTGCTCAAGGCCGACATCGGCGGTGCCAATCTCACGGGTGCCAACCTCAGGGGTGCCACCATGCCCGATGGCCGGGTCATGAACTAA
- a CDS encoding DNA methyltransferase, with protein sequence MPNQLFYGDNLEVLRRHIRDETVDLCYIDPPFNSKRNYNQIYLNQGKEDQAQAQAFIDTWTWDDHANQGLGEIQENTQGRFTAQLIALISGLVNVLGRGSLLAYLISMSLRIVEIHRVLKPTGSFYLHCDPTASHYLKLILDAIFCPQGGDFRNEIIWHYRRWTGKAKKFQELHDVIFYYTKSKNYTFNVQYINYTEGSKDRKKQGVLHRFKKGEEPYLVSNGTLDEKGVRDNDVWQIPFIVISNKFATFAFTCKPFPRRGYSDYQCFKVLHFLVKRLYCPISKGKIRLSYSKTRSIVRKNSKNKF encoded by the coding sequence ATGCCAAATCAATTATTTTATGGGGATAATTTAGAAGTTCTCCGCCGTCATATCCGGGATGAAACGGTGGACTTATGTTATATTGATCCGCCGTTTAATTCTAAGCGCAATTACAATCAAATTTACTTGAATCAGGGCAAAGAAGACCAGGCACAAGCCCAAGCATTTATTGATACTTGGACATGGGATGACCATGCCAATCAAGGGTTAGGGGAAATTCAAGAGAATACTCAAGGGCGATTTACAGCGCAACTCATTGCGTTAATCAGTGGGTTGGTGAACGTGTTGGGGCGGGGTTCGTTATTGGCATATTTGATCAGTATGTCTCTGCGAATTGTGGAAATTCATCGGGTGTTGAAACCAACGGGGAGTTTTTATTTGCATTGCGACCCAACGGCAAGCCATTACTTGAAATTGATTTTAGACGCAATTTTTTGTCCGCAAGGTGGCGACTTTCGTAACGAAATTATTTGGCATTACAGAAGGTGGACAGGAAAAGCTAAAAAATTTCAAGAACTGCACGACGTTATTTTTTACTATACGAAAAGTAAAAATTATACTTTTAATGTTCAGTACATAAACTATACAGAAGGTTCAAAAGACAGAAAAAAGCAAGGTGTTTTACACAGATTTAAAAAAGGTGAAGAACCTTATTTGGTTAGTAATGGAACATTAGATGAAAAAGGAGTTAGAGATAATGATGTTTGGCAAATTCCATTTATAGTAATTTCAAACAAGTTTGCGACATTCGCCTTTACCTGCAAACCCTTTCCTAGAAGGGGATACAGTGATTACCAGTGCTTCAAAGTGTTGCATTTTCTTGTGAAACGACTATATTGCCCCATCAGCAAAGGAAAGATTAGGTTATCCTACTCAAAAACCCGAAGCATTGTTAGAAAAAATAGTAAAAACAAGTTCTAA
- a CDS encoding HD domain-containing protein yields MLSSRFSQALVYAHELHQNQVRKGTSIPYISHLMAVSAIALEHGANEDQAIAALLHDSLEDAPQYSGRSRCIIEQEIANQFGTQVLEIVRNCTDTNSEGEKEDWWGRKKAYLQHLEAMDDAVLLVSNADKLHNAQCIWRDYQNLGETLWSRFTAGKTGTLWYYQNLAELFNRRRPSQLATDLQKVVNQLTDALPE; encoded by the coding sequence ATGCTCAGTTCTCGTTTTTCCCAAGCCTTGGTTTATGCCCATGAATTGCATCAAAATCAGGTGCGAAAAGGCACTTCCATTCCCTACATCAGTCATTTGATGGCTGTGAGTGCGATTGCCCTAGAGCATGGGGCGAATGAAGACCAGGCGATTGCCGCTCTTTTGCACGATAGTTTAGAGGATGCTCCCCAATATAGCGGTCGTTCTCGCTGTATAATTGAACAGGAAATTGCCAATCAATTTGGCACACAGGTATTAGAAATTGTAAGGAATTGCACGGATACCAATAGTGAGGGGGAAAAAGAGGATTGGTGGGGAAGAAAAAAGGCTTATCTTCAACATTTAGAAGCGATGGATGATGCGGTTTTGCTCGTATCGAATGCGGATAAATTGCACAATGCCCAATGTATTTGGCGGGATTATCAAAACTTGGGAGAAACCCTTTGGTCACGATTTACGGCTGGCAAAACGGGCACACTATGGTATTACCAAAATTTGGCAGAACTATTCAACCGCCGCCGCCCGTCCCAACTGGCAACCGATTTGCAAAAAGTTGTGAACCAGTTAACCGATGCTTTGCCTGAATGA
- a CDS encoding pentapeptide repeat-containing protein: MPAPRHLTREELLARYAEGERDFSGAYLGDVDLSNCILSRIILVDAYLERANLTGTNFLGANFQGATLNLARMYNCNLSGANMIDTQLRGADLRRAYLRGANLTRAHLSECDLSSANLGDAVLKLARLRDANLTEVRWRGADLTEADLRGAKLTGVDLKQVLLDGALLP, translated from the coding sequence ATGCCTGCGCCCCGACACCTGACCCGAGAAGAGTTACTGGCACGCTATGCGGAAGGGGAGCGGGATTTCAGTGGTGCTTACCTGGGGGATGTGGATTTAAGCAACTGTATTCTCAGCCGGATTATCCTGGTGGATGCCTACCTGGAGCGGGCGAACCTGACCGGTACCAATTTTTTGGGGGCGAATTTTCAGGGGGCGACCCTCAACTTGGCACGGATGTACAACTGTAACCTGAGCGGGGCGAATATGATTGACACCCAACTCCGGGGGGCTGACCTGCGGCGTGCCTACCTGCGGGGGGCGAATCTCACCCGTGCCCACCTGAGTGAATGCGACCTGAGCAGTGCCAATCTGGGGGATGCGGTGCTGAAACTGGCTCGCCTGCGGGATGCCAATCTGACGGAAGTGCGCTGGCGGGGGGCGGATTTGACCGAGGCTGACCTGCGGGGTGCCAAATTGACCGGGGTGGATTTGAAACAAGTTTTATTGGATGGGGCATTACTGCCCTAG
- the aroA gene encoding 3-phosphoshikimate 1-carboxyvinyltransferase, with the protein MPAPIQLTPQWVQINPSSDLTLRGTVAVPGDKSISHRALMLGCLAQGTTTITGILPSADPQSTAQCLRDLGHEISPLTADPVLVQPGEWREPLQVLDCGNSGTTMRLLLGLLAGRAGQFFCLTGDDSLRGRPMQRVVTPLRQMGAEIWGRQGGTRAPLAVQGQVLKPIAYDSPIASAQVKSAILLAGLGCDGITQVREPAPSRDHTERMLRAFGADITWEHGTVTLQGGAVLRGQSVVVPGDMSSAAFWLVAGAITPGADILLTNVGVNPSRTGILEVLEAMGAQITCHNQRMVAGEPLADIRVQYSALEGVAVGGALIPRLIDEIPILTVAAAFAQGKTVIRDAAELRVKESDRLTAMATQLTRLGVMVEEHPDGLTIHGGSQSLMGTELQTYDDHRIAMALAIAALRAQGASRLAPAGCVQISYPQFWETLQQLCQNNPTPSDAV; encoded by the coding sequence ATGCCTGCCCCGATCCAACTCACCCCGCAGTGGGTACAGATTAACCCCTCCTCTGACCTGACCTTGCGGGGAACCGTGGCGGTGCCGGGGGATAAATCCATTTCCCACCGGGCGTTGATGCTGGGCTGTTTGGCGCAGGGAACCACCACCATTACCGGCATCTTACCCAGTGCGGACCCCCAGAGTACGGCGCAGTGTTTGCGGGATTTGGGGCATGAGATTTCCCCCCTGACGGCTGACCCGGTGCTGGTACAACCAGGGGAGTGGCGGGAACCGTTGCAGGTATTGGATTGCGGCAATTCGGGCACCACCATGCGCCTGCTGTTGGGACTCCTGGCGGGGCGGGCGGGGCAATTTTTTTGTCTGACTGGGGATGATTCCCTGCGGGGTCGCCCCATGCAACGGGTGGTCACGCCCTTGCGTCAGATGGGGGCAGAGATTTGGGGACGTCAAGGGGGCACCCGGGCACCTTTAGCCGTACAGGGTCAGGTGCTAAAACCCATTGCCTACGACAGTCCCATCGCTTCGGCGCAGGTGAAATCAGCCATTCTCCTGGCGGGTTTGGGCTGTGATGGCATCACCCAGGTGCGGGAACCGGCACCCTCCCGGGATCACACGGAGCGGATGTTGCGTGCCTTCGGGGCGGACATCACCTGGGAACATGGCACGGTAACCTTACAAGGGGGAGCCGTCCTGCGGGGGCAGTCGGTGGTTGTACCGGGGGATATGAGTTCGGCGGCGTTTTGGCTGGTGGCGGGAGCCATTACACCGGGGGCGGATATTCTACTCACCAATGTGGGGGTCAATCCCAGTCGCACCGGCATTTTAGAAGTCCTCGAGGCGATGGGTGCCCAGATCACCTGTCACAATCAACGTATGGTGGCGGGGGAACCCCTGGCGGATATACGGGTGCAGTACAGTGCCCTGGAAGGCGTAGCGGTGGGCGGAGCGTTGATCCCCCGTTTGATCGATGAAATTCCCATTCTGACGGTGGCGGCGGCTTTTGCCCAGGGAAAAACCGTGATCCGGGATGCCGCTGAACTGCGGGTGAAAGAGAGCGACCGGCTAACGGCGATGGCGACCCAACTCACCCGGCTGGGGGTCATGGTGGAGGAACACCCGGATGGTTTGACGATTCACGGCGGTTCCCAGTCTTTAATGGGTACGGAATTGCAGACCTATGATGACCATCGGATTGCGATGGCGTTGGCAATTGCCGCACTCCGTGCCCAGGGAGCCTCCCGCCTTGCCCCTGCGGGTTGTGTCCAGATTTCCTATCCCCAATTCTGGGAAACCCTCCAGCAGTTGTGCCAAAATAACCCCACTCCATCAGATGCAGTATAA
- a CDS encoding DNA methyltransferase — protein sequence MLEKIVKTSSNEGDIVLDCYCGCGTTVAVAQKLNRQWIGIDITYQSISLILKRLEDTFGKGVLDTINIAGIPRDMDSAIALANKKDDRTRKEFEKWAVLTYSNNRAVIQQRKGKDQGIDGIAYFSSDRDKQEKVIFQVKSGNVKSGDIRDLRGTMEREGAVIGIFITLKPPTKDMLKEAKEAGIYQSQYMNQPVDKIQIVTVQEIIEEQKRFNITLMLEVLKSAEQITEIGTQKELDLE from the coding sequence TTGTTAGAAAAAATAGTAAAAACAAGTTCTAACGAGGGAGATATTGTTTTAGACTGTTATTGTGGTTGTGGCACCACTGTTGCCGTAGCGCAAAAATTGAACCGGCAATGGATTGGCATAGATATTACCTATCAGAGTATTAGTTTGATCCTCAAACGCCTCGAAGATACCTTTGGCAAGGGCGTATTAGATACGATTAACATTGCTGGCATTCCTAGAGATATGGACTCTGCCATCGCACTAGCGAATAAAAAAGACGACCGTACCCGTAAAGAATTTGAAAAATGGGCAGTTTTAACCTATTCCAACAATCGAGCCGTGATTCAACAACGCAAGGGTAAAGACCAGGGCATTGATGGGATTGCTTATTTTAGTTCTGATCGTGATAAACAAGAAAAGGTGATTTTTCAAGTAAAATCCGGGAACGTCAAATCCGGTGATATTCGAGATTTACGGGGAACGATGGAACGAGAAGGGGCGGTCATTGGCATTTTTATCACCCTCAAGCCTCCCACCAAAGATATGCTCAAAGAAGCTAAAGAAGCGGGCATTTATCAAAGTCAATACATGAATCAACCCGTGGATAAAATTCAAATCGTTACCGTGCAAGAAATTATCGAAGAACAAAAACGATTTAATATTACCCTGATGCTAGAAGTCCTCAAATCTGCGGAACAAATTACTGAGATTGGCACTCAAAAAGAACTGGATTTAGAATGA
- the ftsY gene encoding signal recognition particle-docking protein FtsY: MSLNWFERGIATAPTADAPADYVAWAKRAYEHIRQQQQSEPAPAPPAEAPPPPEEAESPAPTSFLARAAALRQSRLAALKESLAPPAPAPEEAPPQPAPVPPAVELDEGFLWSAEILAAQGRKPEEVTLEEINWLQKLRQGLAKTRRNLLNQLKAIVGQGPLDERAVTELETLLLQADVGVTVTDWVIQQIQAQIRQEALPPEVALKLMGGLLRQVLERPYQQGHPRNLTPLPGQLNLWLITGVNGVGKTTTIGKLAHLATKSGYKCLIAAADTFRAAAVEQVKIWGERAGVEVISNPSPNADPAAVVFDAISAAQARGVELLLVDTAGRLQNKQNLMAELQKVRRIIDKKATNAKVESLLVLDATLGQNGLRQAQVFTEAAQLTGVILTKLDGTARGGIALAITQELGLPIRFIGAGEGMMDLRPFSSYEFVEALMGI; encoded by the coding sequence ATGAGCTTGAACTGGTTTGAACGGGGTATTGCTACCGCACCCACCGCCGATGCCCCAGCGGATTATGTGGCCTGGGCAAAGCGAGCCTATGAGCATATCCGGCAACAACAGCAGAGCGAACCCGCACCAGCACCCCCAGCCGAAGCCCCACCCCCCCCGGAGGAGGCTGAATCCCCAGCGCCCACTTCGTTTTTAGCCCGTGCCGCCGCTTTGCGTCAGAGTCGGTTGGCGGCCTTGAAAGAATCCCTGGCACCCCCAGCCCCCGCTCCAGAGGAGGCACCCCCCCAGCCCGCCCCAGTCCCCCCCGCCGTCGAATTGGATGAGGGGTTTTTGTGGTCGGCGGAAATTTTAGCCGCCCAAGGCCGGAAACCGGAGGAAGTCACCCTTGAGGAAATCAACTGGCTCCAAAAACTGCGCCAGGGCTTAGCCAAAACCCGCCGCAATCTGCTCAACCAACTCAAAGCCATTGTCGGACAAGGCCCCCTAGACGAACGGGCGGTGACGGAACTGGAAACCCTGCTGTTGCAAGCGGATGTGGGGGTGACGGTCACGGACTGGGTGATTCAGCAAATCCAAGCCCAAATTCGCCAAGAGGCATTGCCCCCCGAGGTCGCCCTGAAACTGATGGGGGGGTTACTGCGGCAGGTGTTGGAACGTCCCTACCAGCAGGGGCATCCCCGCAATTTAACGCCACTGCCGGGGCAGTTGAACCTCTGGCTGATCACCGGGGTGAATGGGGTAGGCAAAACCACTACCATTGGCAAGTTGGCCCACCTGGCGACCAAATCCGGGTACAAGTGCCTGATTGCCGCCGCCGATACCTTCCGAGCCGCCGCCGTGGAGCAGGTCAAGATTTGGGGAGAACGAGCCGGGGTAGAGGTCATCAGCAATCCCAGCCCCAATGCCGACCCCGCCGCTGTGGTGTTTGATGCGATCAGTGCGGCGCAAGCCCGGGGGGTAGAATTACTTTTGGTGGATACGGCAGGACGGTTACAAAATAAGCAGAATTTGATGGCCGAATTGCAAAAAGTCCGCCGCATTATTGATAAAAAAGCGACCAACGCCAAAGTAGAATCTCTTTTAGTTTTAGATGCCACCCTGGGACAAAATGGTCTGCGCCAAGCCCAAGTCTTTACCGAGGCGGCGCAATTAACCGGGGTAATTTTAACCAAACTCGATGGTACCGCCCGGGGGGGGATTGCCCTCGCCATTACCCAGGAATTGGGTTTACCCATTCGCTTCATTGGTGCCGGGGAAGGGATGATGGATTTACGCCCGTTTTCGAGCTATGAATTTGTGGAAGCGTTGATGGGAATTTAG
- the coaD gene encoding pantetheine-phosphate adenylyltransferase, with translation MVVAVYPGSFDPITLGHLDIIERGSRLFAQVIVAVLANPSKVPLFSVAQRVQQIRQATAHLANVKVDSFDGLTVAYAQRCQAQVILRGLRVLSDFEYELQMAHTNRSLAPQIETVFLTTTTEYSFLSSSLVKEIARFGGHVDHLVPPSLVAEIHDAFPVPRE, from the coding sequence GTGGTCGTTGCGGTCTATCCGGGCAGTTTTGACCCGATTACCCTTGGTCATCTCGACATCATTGAGCGGGGTAGTCGCCTGTTTGCCCAGGTGATTGTGGCGGTCTTGGCCAATCCCAGCAAGGTGCCCCTGTTTTCCGTGGCACAGCGGGTGCAACAGATTCGGCAGGCGACGGCGCATTTGGCGAATGTGAAGGTGGACAGTTTCGATGGGTTGACCGTGGCCTATGCCCAACGCTGTCAGGCGCAGGTGATCCTCCGAGGTCTGCGGGTGTTGTCGGATTTTGAGTATGAACTACAAATGGCCCACACCAACCGCAGTTTGGCTCCCCAGATTGAAACCGTGTTCCTCACCACCACCACCGAGTACAGTTTTTTAAGTAGCAGTTTGGTCAAGGAAATTGCCCGCTTCGGCGGCCATGTTGACCATTTGGTTCCCCCATCCCTCGTTGCGGAGATACACGATGCTTTCCCCGTCCCCCGTGAATGA
- the upp gene encoding uracil phosphoribosyltransferase, with the protein MTLRATVYVPPHPLIQHWLGVVRDRHTPGALFRPALSELGRWLTYEAVRRDWLPLTATTVETPLATAVATFIDPTVPVVLVPILRAGLTLLEGSQNLLPLARVYHFGVVRDETTLEPTVYLNKLPAQLDPQTRVLVLDPMLATGGTVMSALEALVARGAQPAHIRVVAVIAAPPALQKITSQYPQVQIYTAGIDETLNEMGFIVPGLGDAGDRSFGTEGG; encoded by the coding sequence GTGACCCTGCGAGCGACGGTTTATGTGCCCCCCCATCCCCTGATTCAGCACTGGTTGGGGGTAGTGCGGGATCGCCATACCCCGGGGGCGTTGTTCCGTCCAGCCCTGAGTGAGTTGGGGCGTTGGTTGACCTACGAGGCGGTGCGGCGGGATTGGTTGCCCCTGACGGCGACGACGGTGGAAACCCCCTTGGCAACGGCGGTGGCTACATTTATTGACCCAACGGTGCCGGTGGTGTTGGTGCCGATTTTGCGGGCGGGGTTGACCCTGTTGGAGGGGAGCCAAAATCTTTTACCCCTGGCACGGGTGTATCACTTTGGGGTGGTGCGGGATGAAACAACCTTAGAACCGACGGTTTACCTAAATAAATTGCCCGCCCAACTCGACCCCCAGACCCGGGTGCTGGTGCTTGACCCCATGTTGGCAACCGGGGGCACGGTGATGTCCGCCCTGGAAGCCCTGGTGGCACGGGGGGCACAACCGGCGCATATTCGGGTGGTAGCGGTGATTGCGGCGCCGCCTGCCCTGCAAAAAATCACCAGCCAGTACCCGCAGGTGCAGATTTACACCGCCGGGATTGACGAAACCCTCAATGAAATGGGGTTTATTGTACCGGGGCTGGGGGATGCGGGGGATCGGAGTTTTGGTACCGAGGGCGGATAA
- a CDS encoding 2-phosphosulfolactate phosphatase family protein has protein sequence MKLWVYHTPEQVPTGELPDCAVVVDVLRATTTMAVALAAGATAVQVFADLEELLQVSEAWPEAQRLRVGERGGKVVNGFDLGNSPLDCTPERVKGRRLFMSTTNGTRALTRVQSAPQVLTCALVNRQAVVARLHQHQPERVWVVASGWEGAFSLEDTVCAGALLAGLGSQVSTGNDEAVSALALYQQWQNDLLPLLQRASHGQRLLGLGQGADLEFCAQMDTLTTVPRQSEPGILTAEA, from the coding sequence ATGAAACTCTGGGTGTACCATACCCCGGAGCAGGTGCCCACCGGGGAATTGCCCGACTGTGCGGTGGTGGTGGATGTCCTGCGGGCGACGACCACGATGGCGGTGGCCTTGGCGGCGGGGGCAACGGCGGTGCAGGTGTTTGCGGATTTGGAGGAACTGCTTCAGGTGAGTGAGGCTTGGCCAGAGGCGCAACGCTTGCGGGTGGGGGAACGGGGCGGCAAGGTGGTGAACGGCTTTGACCTGGGCAATTCTCCCCTGGATTGCACCCCGGAACGGGTGAAAGGGCGGCGGTTATTCATGAGTACCACCAATGGCACCCGGGCCTTGACTCGGGTTCAGTCTGCCCCCCAAGTACTCACCTGCGCCCTGGTGAACCGCCAAGCGGTGGTAGCCCGTTTGCACCAACACCAACCGGAGCGGGTCTGGGTGGTGGCTTCCGGGTGGGAAGGGGCATTTTCCCTGGAGGACACGGTGTGCGCTGGTGCCCTGCTGGCGGGGTTGGGCAGTCAGGTTTCGACCGGCAATGACGAGGCGGTGAGTGCCCTCGCCTTGTACCAACAATGGCAAAATGATTTACTCCCATTACTCCAACGAGCCAGCCACGGTCAGCGGCTATTGGGGTTAGGGCAGGGGGCGGATTTAGAGTTCTGTGCCCAGATGGATACTTTGACCACCGTACCCCGCCAAAGTGAACCGGGCATTCTGACCGCTGAGGCGTGA